One region of Trichoderma breve strain T069 chromosome 7 map unlocalized scaffold00007, whole genome shotgun sequence genomic DNA includes:
- a CDS encoding HPP family domain-containing protein: MAPIHHSWNFNIDRFLNPLIPPPPWNHIPYPIAYWFGFRKTKPQGTGNLMPIFWAFLGVFGAIAMIEAVGKHVASFPPHHVPLIVGSFGAAAVLEFYAIESPLAQPRNAIGGQVISAIIGCAVGKLFLLSDNFEDIKWLGGALACASATAMMALTKTVHPPAGATALLAVVDPTLIQVGWFLIPVMLLGCTLMLGAALLINNIERQFPVYWWSPEDLRQPNSMFRRRTSKKKAKETESKPEDASSGEGDARYVSDVEANAAAETELEKEDTIYAADIIIKPGQVIVPEHVYLTQEEQQYLEMISKRL, translated from the exons ATGGCGCCCATCCACCATTCCTGGAACTTCAACATTGACCGGTTCCTCAATCCCTTGAtccctcctccgccatggAACCACATCCCTTACCCCATCGCCTACTGGTTTGGCTTTCGCAAGACGAAGCCTCAAGGAACAGGCAACTTGATGCCCATCTTCTGGGCCTTCCTCGGCGTCTTTGGTGCTATTGCCATGATTGAAGCCGTTGGAAAGCATGTCGCCTCGTTCCCACCCCACCACGTGCCTCTCATCGTGGGCAGTTTT GGTGCTGCTGCCGTCCTTGAGTTCTACGCCATTGAATCGCCTCTTGCGCAACCGAGAAACGCCATCGGCGGCCAAGTCATCTCTGCCATCATTGGTTGTGCCGTAGGGAAGCTCTTCCTTCTCAGTGACAACTTTGAAGACATCAAATGGCTCGGCGGTGCTCTAGCTTGCGCTTCTGCTACTGCAATGATGGCACTGACCAAGACCGTCCACCCTCCGGCAGGTGCAACCGCGCTATTGGCTGTCGTTGATCCAACTCTTATCCAAGTCGGCTGGTTTCTGATCCCCGTCATGTTGTTGGGATGCACTTTGATGCTTGGTGCAGCCCTCCTGATTAACAACATTGAGCGCCAATTTCCCGTCTACTGGTGGTCTCCCGAAGATCTGAGGCAGCCCAACTCCATGTTCCGCCGCCGAacatccaagaagaaggccaaggaaaCTGAATCCAAGCCCGAGGACGCTAGCAGCGGAGAAGGCGATGCGAGATACGTTTCCGATGTGGAGGCGAATGCCGCTGCCGAGACCGAGTTAGAAAAGGAGGACACCATTTATGCCGCcgatatcatcatcaagcctGGACAGGTCATTGTGCCTGAGCACGTCTATCTCACccaggaagagcagcaataTCTGGAAATGATATCCAAACGTCTCTAA
- a CDS encoding putative threonine/serine exporter domain-containing protein has product MSTDPKDYAEVVDIPTPGRKGKKRVVWSEDESRRESERSSANLSAGPSIGLPIASPGSGDWLLSASSPGYINHSPQASPSLQFTPPGAPDAQELRLALNKVLLTEEEERHFHEQQTSPVLTPMKSGEQPSPVPRMPRPVLRRNTSYNVPQEQEEADKAEKHATERQLRSMTDARQRADRLAVSVGALYSQSAPGSRRNSIELERAFQPVINVSDDHDPDLDDAAITTTSSSSTATLKEPYYPNTHSTTHRTPHSSRLYQPHEEHDRAEMLVNSHAKNHLFHPQFSATSGRSTPVIMQAYAQDYVPRPSSYRGGILSSLLKLYRDDNGADHGPGSSGRPSTVSTVRSRSSSRLRGYHKSRGSTSSVALEKIKKEKFGKPKKEQIRITVHIAGIIARHRYLLKLCRALMMYGAPTHRLEEYMNMSSRVLEIEGQFLYIPSCMIISFDDSSTHTAEVKVVRVPQGVDLGRLRDVHNIYKDVVHDKLGVEEATRRLDEVIDRKPKFKTWFRVFMYGLASVCVAPFAFQGRFIDLPIAFLLGCLVGLLQLVFAPSNELYAHVFEVSAAVITTFIARGFGSIQGGKLFCFSALAQSSIALILPGYMVLCGSLELQSHNIVAGSVRMVHAVIYTLFLGYGITIGASLYGMLDSNAASATTCDNPLSFNRGWNFLFVPGFTLCLCIINQAQWKQTPVMTIMSLAGFCVNSYSSQYFESNSQISNMLGALTIGILANLYSRLGRHVLAAAAMLPAIFVQVPSGLAASGSLNSQIDGTAFTVLLSVIQVAIGISVGLFMSALIVYPLGKRRSGLFSF; this is encoded by the exons ATGTCAACAGACCCCAAGGATTACGCTGAAGTTGTCGATATCCCTACACCAGGCCGTAAAGGCAAGAAGCGCGTCGTCTGGAGCGAAGATGAATCCAGGCGGGAGTCGGAGAGGTCATCAGCAAACCTCTCGGCTGGCCCCTCAATTGGTCTACCGATTGCTTCTCCCGGTAGTGGTGACTGGCTCTTGAGTGCCAGCTCGCCTGGATATATCAATCATTCACCCCAGGCATCTCCCAGCCTGCAATTCACTCCCCCCGGCGCCCCGGATGCTCAGGAATTGAGACTCGCCTTAAACAAGGTGCTGCTgacggaagaggaggagcgtCACTTTCACGAGCAACAGACGTCACCGGTCCTGACACCGATGAAATCTGGAGAACAACCTTCCCCAGTCCCAAGAATGCCGAGGCCAGTTTTGAGACGGAATACGAGCTACAATGTGCCCCAGGAACAAGAGGAGGCAGACAAGGCGGAGAAGCATGCCACGGAGCGGCAGCTTCGATCCATGACCGACGCACGGCAACGGGCGGATCGATTGGCTGTGTCAGTGGGCGCCTTGTATTCACAATCTGCCCCGGGATCAAGACGAAACTCCATCGAACTTGAACGAGCATTCCAGCCCGTCATTAACGTCTCAGACGATCATGATCCAGACCTGGATGACGCCGCTATCACCACGaccagtagcagcagcactgctACTCTCAAGGAACCCTACTATCCCAACACACACTCCACCACCCATCGCACCCCCCATAGCTCTCGTTTGTACCAGCCACACGAAGAGCATGACAGAGCGGAGATGCTGGTCAACTCTCATGCTAAAAACCACCTGTTCCACCCACAATTCTCGGCAACGTCTGGAAGATCAACCCCAGTCATAATGCAGGCCTACGCCCAAGACTACGTTCCCAGGCCCTCTTCCTATCGTGGAGgcatcctctcttctctgctcaAGCTTTACCGCGATGATAACGGCGCCGACCACGGTCCAGGTAGCAGCGG ACGCCCCTCAACCGTCAGCACTGTTCGATCGCGATCATCTAGCCGACTGAGAGGCTATCACAAATCTCGGGGCTCGACTTCCTCGGTTGCTTTGG agaagatcaagaaggaaaagttTGGAAAACCAAAGAAGGAACAGATCCGAATCACAGTTCACATTGCGGGCATCATTGCACGCCACAGATACTTGTTGAAGCTATGCCGTGCCCTCATGATGTATGGCGCTCCGACGCACCGCCTCGAGGAGTACATGAATATGTCTTCACGCGTTCTCGAAATCGAAGGCCAATTCTTATACATACCATCATGCATGATAATCAGTTTCGACGACAGCTCGACGCATACAGCAGAAGTCAAGGTAGTCCGAGTACCCCAGGGAGTTGATCTTGGCCGCCTACGAGATGTTCACAACATCTACAAGGATGTTGTCCACGATAAGCTTGGTGTGGAGGAAGCAACCCGACGTCTGGACGAAGTCATTGATCGGAAACCCAAGTTCAAGACTTGGTTCCGGGTGTTCATGTATGGTCTTGCCTCGGTTTGCGTGGCTCCATTTGCTTTTCAGGGCCGCTTCATCGATCTGCCTATTGCCTTTTTGCTGGGCTGTCTAGttgggcttcttcagctcgtcTTTGCTCCCAGCAACGAGCTCTACGCTCACGTCTTTGAAGTTTCTGCTGCTGTCATTACAACCTTTATCGCTCGCGGTTTCGGATCAATTCAAGGCGGGAAGCTGTTTTGCTTCAGCGCTTTGGCTCAGAGCAGCATTGCCCTGATCCTGCCTGGCTACATGGTGCTCTGTGGATCTCTGGAGCTTCAGAGCCATAACATCGTTGCCGGTAGCGTTCGCATGGTGCACGCCGTCATCTACACTCTCTTCCTTGGTTACGGTATTACCATTGGAGCTTCCCTGTACGGCATGCTCGACAGTAACGCGGCCAGTGCGACGACTTGTGACAATCCTCTCAGCTTCAACCGCGGATGGAATTTCCTCTTTGTTCCGGGCTTCACATTATGCCTGTGCATCATCAACCAGGCCCAGTGGAAGCAAACACCCGTCATGACTATCATGTCTCTCGCTGGTTTCTGCGTCAACAGCTATTCAAGCCAATACTTTGAGAGCAACAGCCAAATCTCCAACATGCTCGGCGCGCTAACCATTGGTATCCTGGCCAATCTGTACTCGCGACTCGGACGACACGT CCTTGCTGCCGCAGCCATGCTCCCGGCAATCTTTGTCCAGGTGCCTTCTGGTCTAGCTGCGAGCGGTTCCCT caactCTCAGATCGACGGCACTGCCTTTACTGTGCTATTGAGCGTCATCCAAGTCGCAATTGGCATCAGCGTGGGCCTCTTTATGAGTGCCTTGATCGTCTACCCGCTAGgcaagaggagaagcggGCTATTCAGCTTCTAA
- a CDS encoding short chain dehydrogenase domain-containing protein, translating into MQSCKDSSAKPRAKLPWIAWVAAHGWPPKPTFTENQLGDLTGKVVIVTGGYSGVGYQLAKILYAKNAVVYIAGRREDAGQDAIKTLKAAHPDSKGRLEFLQLDLADLTSIKASADAFLAKESRLDNLWNNAGIMRLPKNSPTKSKQDHELMIAVNCLGPFLFTKLLHPLLESTAKSLPAGSVRVVWLGSLMIQIMAPKGGIDLDNLDYKKKFPDINVRYAVSKTGNLFICSEWAKRDAEKGIFHLAANPGNLKTPLQRDMPAWEYYPIIPLLHDPIFGAYTELFAGLSPDVKPEHSGRFVIPWGRFGSTRPDIDAHLSKQGGEPTKATKFFEYCDSQTSAYA; encoded by the exons ATGCAATCATGCAAGGACTCCTCCGCAAAGCCCAGAGCTAAGCTCCCGTGGATTGCATGGGTGGCTGCCCAC GGTTGGCCTCCGAAGCCTACCTTTACTGAGAACCAGTTGGGAGATCTCACTGGAAAG GTTGTTATTGTAACTGGTGGATATTCGGGTGTCGGATACCAGCTCGCCAAAATTCTGTATGCGAAAAACGCAGTCGTATACATTGCCGGTCGCCGCGAAGATGCCGGCCAAGACGCAATCAAGACCTTAAAGGCGGCTCATCCCGACTCCAAAGGAAGGCTAGAGTTCTTGCAGCTGGACTTGGCCGATTTAACATCCATCAAAGCGAGCGCAGATGCTTTCCTTGCAAAGGAGTCTCGGCTTGACAATCTTTGGAACAATGCAGGAATCATGCGGCTACCCAAGAACTCGCCCACCAAATCGAAGCAG GACCATGAGCTGATGATCGCTGTCAATTGTCTTGGTCCCTTTCTCTTCACAAAGCTGCTGCACCCTCTCCTTGAGTCAACAGCCAAATCCTTGCCAGCAGGAAGCGTTCGCGTTGTTTGGCTGGGATCACTCATGATCCAAATCATGGCACCCAAAGGTGGCATTGATCTTGACAATCTCGAttacaagaagaagtttcCAGACATCAATGTTCGATATGCAGTTAGCAAGACTGGAAACCTCTTTATTTGCAGTGAATGGGCCAAGCGAGATGCTGAGAAGGGAATTTTCCACTTG GCTGCCAACCCCGGCAACCTCAAGACGCCTCTGCAGCGCGATATGCCTGCGTGGGAATACTATCCAATT ATACCGCTCCTTCACGACCCCATCTTCGGTGCATACACAGAATTGTTTGCTGGCTTGTCTCCGGACGTCAAGCCAGAGCACAGCGGACGATTTGTCATTCCCTGGGGTCGATTTGGCTCGACTCGTCCTGATATTGATGCACACCTTTCCAAACAAGGAGGAGAGCCTACCAAGGCGACGAAATTCTTTGAGTATTGCGATAGCCAGACCAGCGCTTATGCGTAA
- a CDS encoding cupin domain-containing protein, which produces MTSWFPDPRRIVTGHNSEGKAIVVADGTIPCQPTPIGANFAVLFETHEFPVSNDGWEDPTKVRTTDLANNKGIVLRVVDIPPNVEKMLFHRTESLDFGILHSGEVICHLDDDVEIHMKAGDVCVQRGTIHGWTNSTDKPARIYFILSAAKPVNINGQSLTAVGYSKHEIESGGEVKN; this is translated from the exons ATGACTTCCTGGTTCCCCGACCCTAGGCGAATCGTCACTGGCCACAACTCAGAGGGCAAAGCCATTGTTGTTGCCGATGGCACTATTCCATGCCAGCCGACACCGATCGGGGCCAACTTTGCTGTTTTATTCGAAACCCACGAGTTTCCCGTGTCCAACGATGGATGGGAGGATCCGACCAAGGTCCGGACCACGGATTTGGCAAACAACAAGGGAATCGTCCTGCGAGTTGTCGACATCCCACCCAATGTGGAGAAG ATGTTGTTCCATCGAACCGAATCGCTGGATTTCGGCATTTTGCATAGTGGAGAAGTTATTTG CCACCttgacgacgatgtcgaAATCCACATGAAGGCGGGTGATGTTTGCGTCCAGCGCGGCACAATCCACGGTTGGACCAATAGCACAGACAAGCCGGCGCGCATTTACTTCATCTTATCTG CTGCAAAACCCGTCAACATCAACGGGCAATCATTGACAGCGGTCGGTTACTCCAAGCATGAAATCGAGTCTGGAGGGGAAGTCAAAAACTAG
- a CDS encoding fungal zn(2)-Cys(6) binuclear cluster domain-containing protein, with protein sequence MSSSKSDEEASGPGSPLSRTRLRASHACTVCRIRKVRCDVVVTGFPCTNCRLDSANCKVTPRKRKWEQRVKRVIEQEEKERLDQSRSLAEEKLRPSRHIHSAPTAQAEVKSDHTPSSSSSPPSRTTPSTIPVFQQDDSDSHTEASKHNFTFTDGTIDPSQIGRRPSLDGVGNPWGLDYDKTTIFGLQPPTRSVPYTNYYFVDPGYLNQLSHTDVKYLTEKGCLSLPSDTLLEEFFHQYFSHIHPIIPLLSEAEFWAAEARIPLLLIRAILFISSPYVKPSTLLSLGYSSVQSAHTELYMLAKTMMQFDIHRNNVVNAQVAVMLTYHSPAPSDTTNTHWMVNAVHYARCARADQYYTLSDDNPSKLILKRLWWACILRDRVMSLSLRRPLNIGCDEFDFSLPGLTLADFSDELGVSTVYDRPTKQILAHMMSAFCELIIPLNKALVILYPASGPKSVKSDADIQKESDTCVETLQLLDVWYRKTKERFEISTPSIGIHKALTMFTKMTFIYYYSARASLCYHMMLLSVSNPSHASDSQENDLQVQAEMDSALKGITGVFMHLARLGLVQYLPNTFVTFSAIPLIWQVLDAKILNTGTLAADNKRDLMVYTNVMNKFRSLHENANNVLKFIKQIIAHIQTTESVEIAQQEQLTDTCFPPELLSSFPPGGKIQEKDKEPKNKWAQLFAGKPRTYLRIALTIQHSLSSGHFPSEEDFPKALQMVSFAEDTMDNGVDVGLYKYLQHMEDFLLSA encoded by the exons ATGAGTTCGTCCAAGTCTGACGAAGAGGCCTCAGGTCCCGGCTCCCCGCTATCACGGACTCGGCTCCGGGCAAGTCATGCCTGTACCGTCTGTAGAATACGCAAAGTGAGGTGTGATGTGGTGGTAACTGGCTTTCCTTGTACAAACTGTCGGCTGGATTCGGCCAATTGCAAGGTCACACCGCGGAAGCGGAAATG GGAACAACGGGTGAAGCGGGTCATagaacaagaggaaaaggagcgcTTGGACCAGTCTCGCTCTCTGGCTGAAGAGAAGTTGAGGCCTTCACGTCATATTCACTCAGCTCCAACGGCACAAGCAGAAGTAAAGAGTGATCACacaccatcctcatcttctagTCCGCCATCTAGGACTACCCCATCCACAATACCAGTGTTTCAGCAAGATGATTCAGATTCTCATACCGAGGCTTCAAAACACAACTTCACCTTCACTGATGGCACTATCGACCCAAGTCAAATTGGACGGCGACCTAGCCTCGATGGCGTTGGCAACCCTTGGGGGCTTGACTACGACAAAACCACCATCTTTGGGTTGCAGCCACCTACGCGTTCCGTGCCGTACACCAACTACTATTTTGTCGATCCCGGTTACCTCAATCAACTTAGCCATACTGATGTCAAGTACTTGACAGAAAAAGGCTGTCTCTCCCTGCCCTCAGACACGCTACTGGAAGAGTTCTTTCATCAATACTTCTCACATATCCACCCCATCATCCCTCTTCTCAGCGAGGCAGAATTCTGGGCAGCAGAGGCCCGCATCCCCCTTCTCTTGATTCGGGCCATACtgttcatctcatctccc TACGTTAAGCCGTCAACACTGCTCAGCCTTGGATATAGCAGCGTACAATCGGCTCACACCGAGCTTTACATGTTGGCAAAG ACAATGATGCAGTTCGATATCCACAGAAACAATGTTGTCAATGCCCAAGTAGCCGTCATGTTGACCTACCACTCACCTGCGCCAAGCGACACGACAAACACACATTGGATGGTAAATGCCGTTCACTATGCTCGATGTGCTCGAGCGGATCAGTACTACACCCTCAGTGATGACAACCCTTCAAAACTCATCCTCAAACGACTCTGGTGGGCCTGCATATTGCGAGACAGGGTCATGTCTTTGAGCTTACGACGGCCCTTAAACATTGGGTGCGACGAATTCGACTTTAGTCTGCCAGGACTCACCCTCGCCGACTTTTCGGATGAACTAGGGGTTTCTACGGTGTACGATAGGCCGACGAAGCAGATTTTGGCGCACATGATGTCGGCCTTTTGCGAACTCATCATTCCGTTGAACAAGGCTCTTGTTATTCTGTACCCTGCGTCAGGTCCTAAGAGTGTTAAATCAGATGCGGATATTCAGAAAGAATCTGATACTTGCGTTGAAACGCTGCAGCTGTTGGATGTTTGGTACCGCAAAACGAAGGAACGATTCGAGATTTCCACGCCATCAATTGGCATCCACAAGGCGTTGACAATGTTTACCAAAATGACATTTATCTACTACTA TTCCGCGAGAGCGAGTTTGTGTTATCACATGATGTTGTTATCCGTATCCAATCCTAGTCATGCTTCCGACTCTCAGGAGAACGATTTACAAGTGCAAGCAGAGATGGACTCTGCCTTGAAGGGCATTACTGGAGTATTCATGCATTTGGCCCGTCTAGGTCTTGTCCAGTACTTGCCAAACACATT TGTCACCTTCTCAGCCATTCCGCTCATATGGCAAGTGTTAGACGCAAAAATACTCAATACCGGAACCCTCGCCGCAGACAACAAACGCGACCTAATGGTCTACACAAACGTCATGAACAAATTCCGAAGCCTCCACGAAAACGCCAACAATGTCCTCAAATTCATCAAACAAATCATCGCACACATCCAAACAACAGAATCCGTCGAGATTGCCCAACAAGAGCAGCTGACAGACACATGCTTCCCGCCCGAACTTTTATCCAGCTTCCCACCCGGGGGCAAGATCCaggagaaggacaaggagccGAAGAATAAATGGGCTCAATTGTTCGCCGGGAAACCACGGACCTATTTGCGAATTGCGTTGACGATTCAACATTCTCTTTCGAGCGGGCACTTTCCTTCGGAAGAGGACTTTCCCAAGGCTTTGCAGATGGTTAGTTTTGCGGAGGATACGATGGATAATGGGGTTGATGTTGGGTTGTACAAGTATTTACAGCATATGGAGGACTTCTTGCTATCTGCGTGA
- a CDS encoding peptidase family m20/M25/M40 domain-containing protein yields the protein MAMAKLSMLLAGAAGVSAYIAAPAGGYGQAPLGSITPSKYQCDLPPVLDPTGDGLPSADKLFSSKSARDQQIKRLQAIVQVPSVSYDDLRDVGQDERWEPFYKLHDVLKETFPVVHKRAKLEKVNTLGLLYTIKGSDDSLKPVLLMAHQDVVPVADPSTWTYPPFDAVYDGEYIWGRGVSDDKNSLTAVLSAFESLLSNSDWVPKRTFMLAFGFDEECSGFRGAGKIAPLLKERYGKDSFAAILDEGGLGLQEVGNTLYVLPAVSEKGHIDIFFELDVVGGHSSIPFPHTGIGIIAEIITELESHPFKASLIEDGPVHNHLKCQARYSPEAYPDLTKLVQRGDLEGITHFLVRAGRNTQYIVQTSQAVDVINGGQKMNAMPEKTVLGVNYRVAHQNSLAEVQHNAVRRVRNIIKKYGLTLKPYPGDDEYQKYVAGLESEEVAESHEVIDYKGTLILSTNGKSHPSPISPTSGAAWDVFAGTVRHTFAFDNGTVVPTGEIMTGNTDTRHYIGLSDNIWRFTPDRYHAENNIHTIDEHAKVDGHIEMLKFYYNFVRNFDAAKF from the exons atggcaatggctaAACTGTCCATGCTCCTGGCCGGAGCCGCTGGTGTTTCCGCCTACATCGCGGCCCCGGCGGGAGGCTACGGCCAAGCGCCGCTCGGCTCCATCACGCCCTCCAAGTATCAGTGCGATTTGCCTCCGGTTCTGGACCCGACAGGCGACGGATTGCCTTCTGCCGACAAGCTTTTCTCTTCCAAATCGGCACGCGACCAGCAGATCAAGCGTCTTCAGGCCATCGTCCAGGTCCCATCTGTGTCTTACGACGACTTGCGCGACGTCGGTCAAGATGAGCGCTGGGAGCCCTTTTACAAACTTCATGATGTCTTGAAAGAGACATTCCCCGTTGT GCACAAGCGAGCTAAGCTGGAGAAAGTCAACACTCTCGGCCTTCTTTACACAATCAAGGGTTCAGACGATTCCCTCAAGCCTGTGCTATTGATGGCCCACCAAGATGTCGTCCCGGTTGCTGATCCATCGACATGGACTTACCCTCCCTTCGATGCCGTGTATGATGGCGAGTACATCTGGGGACGAGGAGTTTCAGATGACAAGAACAGTCTCACAGCAGTCTTGTCAGCATTTGAATCACTGTTATCTAACAGCGACTGGGTACCGAAGCGCACGTTTATGCTCGCCTTTGGATTCGACGAGGAGTGCTCTGGCTTCCGCGGCGCCGGCAAGATTGCACCTCTCCTCAAGGAGCGGTATGGCAAGGATAGCTTCGCTGCTATCCTGGATGAGGGAGGTCTTGGCTTGCAGGAAGTTGGCAACACTCTCTATGTTCTCCCAGCCGTGTCGGAGAAGGGCCacatcgacatcttcttcgagCTGGACGTTGTCGGCGGCCACAGCTCTATTCCTTTCCCCCACACGGGCATTGGTATCATTGCTGAAATCATCACCGAGCTCGAGTCGCACCCGTTCAAGGCCAGCCTGATTGAGGATGGCCCGGTTCACAACCACCTCAAATGCCAAGCGCGATACTCACCTGAAGCCTACCCTGACCTTACCAAGCTGGTTCAACGGGGTGATTTGGAAGGCATCACGCATTTCCTGGTTAGGGCCGGCCGAAATACCCAGTACATTGTTCAGACCTCGCAGGCTGTCGACGTGATCAACGGTGGACAAAAGATGAATGCCATGCCAGAGAAGACTGTTCTTGGCGTCAACTACCGAGTTGCACACCAAAACAGCCTTGCCGAAGTTCAGCACAATGCTGTTCGACGTGTTcgcaacatcatcaagaagtaCGGCCTGACCCTTAAGCCTTATCCAGGTGACGATGAATATCAGAAATACGTCGCCGGCCTGGAATCCGAAGAGGTGGCCGAGTCGCACGAGGTCATCGACTACAAGGGCACTTTGATATTGTCAACTAATGGCAAATCGCACCCCAGCCCTATCTCCCCCACCAGTGGCGCGGCTTGGGATGTTTTTGCCGGTACCGTTCGACACACCTTTGCTTTCGACAATGGAACCGTGGTTCCTACTGGAGAGATTATGACGGGCAACACTGACACCCGTCACTACATTG GCCTTTCGGACAACATTTGGCGCTTCACGCCTGATCGATACCATGCTGAGAACAACATCCACACCATTGACGAGCATGCCAAGGTTGATGGACACATTGAGATGCTCAAGTTCTACTACAACTTTGTGCGCAACTTTGACGCCGCCAAGTTCTAA
- a CDS encoding major facilitator superfamily domain-containing protein, whose translation MEKSPTIIASSGSEQYESQPARQKESQIEQGGRPQPSSAEDTLALGPHNHGDKTATHDNVRKITGIRWFLLCSALYATALLYGLDTTIAADVQSAVIETFEDISQLAWLGAGFTLGSVAVILPYGALYSMFSLKYLYIAGVVLFKLGSVLCGAAPSMNVLIVGRVIAGMGGTGLYLGVLNHISAFATREERGTYINGIGFVWGVGACLGPVIGGLFSVSKATWRWGFYINLVIGAATAPIYIFNLPNVHPVRGISLWDRIKSIDYVGSVLSSGLWVAFSLAFVFAGGAWRWQDGRTIATIIVFGLLTVLYMVQQYYCIFTTPETRSFPVHLLRSRSQILTAVCSAASYSALYIPTYFIPIYFQFVQNDTALKAAVRLLPFLLVAVAFNLASGYLLAKLKYYMPMYLVSGILITVGGSLLYVYLKPETPTASIYGISVVLAVGTGLTMQIGYAVATLKVTPEDVAKSLSMQNVSQMGGTTIALIIAVLVFESAAVRNVSGVLEGQGFSDAQIRAIIAGAQSTLFEDLSDDMKRNVILAITKAMQTPFILVIVSGAVDVISSFAMKREKLFGEIVAVG comes from the coding sequence ATGGAGAAATCTCCAACAATCATAGCCTCATCTGGATCAGAGCAATATGAGAGCCAACCAGCTCGGCAGAAAGAATCGCAGATTGAGCAAGGCGGACGACCGCAGCCTTCATCTGCAGAAGATACCCTGGCATTAGGGCCTCACAATCATGGTGATAAAACTGCAACTCACGATAACGTCAGAAAGATTACTGGCATCAGatggtttcttctttgttcagCCCTATATGCCACTGCCTTATTATACGGGCTTGATACCACCATCGCAGCGGACGTTCAGAGCGCGGTCATTGAGACATTCGAAGATATTTCACAGCTTGCGTGGCTTGGCGCCGGATTTACTCTGGGCTCCGTGGCAGTCATTTTACCATACGGAGCACTTTACAGCATGTTCTCCTTGAAGTATCTCTACATTGCAGGAGTTGTCCTCTTCAAGTTGGGCTCTGTACTCTGCGGCGCCGCACCATCTATGAATGTTCTCATCGTTGGACGTGTTATCGCTGGAATGGGCGGGACAGGATTATACCTTGGCGTTTTGAACCACATCTCTGCATTTGCCACTCGTGAAGAAAGGGGAACCTATATCAATGGCATCGGATTTGTATGGGGTGTTGGTGCCTGCTTAGGTCCTGTTATCGGCGGCCTCTTTTCCGTCTCAAAGGCTACATGGCGTTGGGGTTTTTACATCAATCTTGTCATTGGAGCAGCGACTGCTCCCATCTACATATTCAACCTCCCCAATGTTCATCCCGTTCGAGGAATCTCACTCTGGGATCGAATAAAGAGCATTGACTACGTTGGAAGCGTACTCAGTAGTGGATTATGGGTGGCGTTTTCGTTGGCCTTTGTCTTCGCTGGCGGTGCCTGGAGATGGCAAGATGGGCGCACCATTGCCACAATCATAGTCTTCGGATTGCTTACTGTGTTGTATATGGTGCAGCAATATTATTGTATCTTCACCACGCCGGAGACCCGCTCATTTCCTGTTCACTTGCTTCGGTCCAGGTCACAGATTCTTACCGCCGTCTGCTCCGCGGCCTCTTATTCGGCACTTTACATACCGACTTACTTCATTCCCATCTACTTCCAATTCGTTCAAAATGACACAGCGCTGAAGGCTGCGGTTCGActtcttccctttctccTTGTAGCTGTGGCCTTCAATCTTGCGAGTGGTTATCTACTCGCCAAACTCAAATACTACATGCCTATGTATTTGGTATCAGGAATACTTATTACAGTGGGAGGATCGCTGTTATATGTATACTTGAAACCTGAAACGCCCACTGCTAGCATTTACGGCATTAGTGTTGTGCTTGCCGTAGGAACAGGCTTGACGATGCAGATAGGATATGCAGTGGCTACACTGAAAGTCACGCCGGAAGATGTCGCCAAGTCGCTTAGCATGCAGAATGTGAGCCAGATGGGCGGTACAACCATTGCCCTTATCATTGCTGTTCTTGTCTTTGAATCTGCTGCTGTACGTAATGTTTCGGGAGTGCTGGAAGGCCAAGGTTTCTCGGACGCGCAGATTCGCGCCATTATTGCCGGAGCTCAGAGTACATTATTCGAAGATCTAAGCGATGACATGAAGAGGAACGTCATTCTTGCCATCACGAAAGCAATGCAGACTCCATTCATCTTGGTCATTGTGTCTGGGGCAGTTGATGTGATCTCTAGTTTTGcgatgaagagggagaagtTGTTTGGAGAGATTGTGGCTGTTGGCTAG